In Thermosipho africanus Ob7, a genomic segment contains:
- a CDS encoding FAD-dependent oxidoreductase translates to MYEAIVIGGGPGGYVAAIRLSQLGKKVAIVEKEEFGGTCTNKGCIPTKAMLTASHLFTEINEKAKKFGILVNNVSYDLSLIMKHMQKSVTMSRKGIEFLMKKNKIDVFKDKAVLK, encoded by the coding sequence ATGTATGAAGCAATAGTAATAGGTGGAGGGCCTGGAGGATATGTTGCAGCGATAAGGCTTTCACAGCTTGGTAAGAAAGTTGCAATTGTTGAAAAAGAAGAATTTGGTGGTACTTGTACCAATAAAGGGTGTATTCCTACTAAAGCTATGCTTACAGCCTCACACCTTTTTACTGAAATAAATGAAAAGGCAAAAAAATTTGGTATCTTAGTTAATAATGTTTCATATGATCTATCATTAATCATGAAACACATGCAAAAATCTGTTACTATGTCCAGAAAAGGCATAGAGTTTTTAATGAAAAAGAACAAGATTGATGTATTTAAAGATAAAGCAGTATTAAAAG